In one Haemophilus parainfluenzae genomic region, the following are encoded:
- a CDS encoding GH-E family nuclease, with protein sequence MFLFTIRKNILSQYEQVSDNVLLHKETGEIVNGPFDIGHIPGWEHRRLEEAAKQLGLTRQEFNDYVNSRPNIFRLENRSENRSHRNEMPGNGDIQKIKEDMKLFLHKRGN encoded by the coding sequence TTGTTTTTATTCACTATAAGAAAAAATATTCTTTCACAATATGAGCAGGTTTCAGATAATGTATTACTTCATAAAGAAACAGGTGAAATAGTGAATGGTCCGTTTGATATAGGGCATATTCCAGGATGGGAGCATAGAAGATTAGAAGAGGCTGCTAAACAATTGGGTTTAACAAGACAGGAATTTAATGATTACGTAAATTCAAGACCCAACATTTTTAGGCTAGAGAATCGTTCTGAAAATCGAAGCCATAGAAATGAGATGCCGGGAAATGGTGATATTCAAAAAATTAAAGAGGATATGAAATTGTTTTTACACAAAAGAGGAAACTAA
- a CDS encoding MerR family transcriptional regulator: MTYTTAKAAEKIGISAHTLRFYDKEGLLPNVGRDEHGNRRFTDNDLQWLSLLQCLKNTGMSLKDIKRFAECTTIGDDTIDERLALFESQTENVKRQIAELKRYLNLLEYKLAFYQKAKALGSVEAVNLPQIPETT; the protein is encoded by the coding sequence ATGACTTACACCACAGCTAAAGCTGCCGAAAAAATCGGTATTTCTGCCCACACTTTACGCTTTTACGACAAAGAGGGCTTATTGCCTAACGTTGGACGCGATGAACACGGTAATCGCCGTTTTACAGATAACGACTTGCAATGGTTGAGTTTATTACAATGCTTGAAAAATACAGGAATGAGCTTAAAAGACATCAAACGCTTCGCTGAATGCACCACTATTGGCGACGATACCATTGACGAACGCCTTGCATTATTTGAAAGCCAAACAGAAAATGTGAAGCGCCAAATTGCCGAATTAAAACGCTATCTAAACTTGCTGGAATACAAGTTAGCATTTTATCAAAAAGCCAAAGCATTAGGCTCGGTGGAAGCCGTGAATTTACCACAAATTCCTGAAACGACCTAA
- the fghA gene encoding S-formylglutathione hydrolase has protein sequence MKLIEQHQIFGGLQQVWAHDAQTLQCEMKFAVYLPNNPENRPLGVIYWLSGLTCTEQNFITKSGFQRYAAEHQVIVVAPDTSPRGEQVPNDAAYDLGQGAGFYLNATEQPWATNYQMYDYILNELPGLIEANFPTNGKCSIMGHSMGGHGALVLALRNQELYQSVSAFSPILSPSLVPWGEKAFTAYLGEDREKWQQYDASSLIQQGNKVQGMRIDQGLEDEFLPTQLRTEDFIETCRVANQPVDVRFHKGYDHSYYFIASFIGEHIAYHAAFLK, from the coding sequence ATGAAACTGATTGAACAACATCAAATTTTTGGCGGTTTGCAACAAGTTTGGGCACATGATGCCCAAACGCTTCAATGCGAAATGAAATTTGCCGTCTATTTGCCAAATAATCCGGAAAATCGACCGCTTGGTGTGATTTATTGGCTTTCAGGCTTAACTTGTACTGAACAAAATTTCATTACCAAATCAGGCTTCCAGCGTTATGCAGCAGAACATCAAGTAATTGTGGTTGCGCCCGATACCAGTCCTCGCGGAGAGCAAGTGCCGAACGATGCGGCTTACGATTTAGGGCAGGGTGCGGGCTTTTATCTTAATGCGACCGAGCAGCCTTGGGCGACGAATTATCAAATGTATGATTATATTTTGAATGAGTTGCCTGGGCTGATTGAAGCAAATTTCCCTACCAATGGCAAATGTTCCATTATGGGACATTCAATGGGCGGACACGGTGCATTGGTATTGGCACTACGAAACCAAGAACTTTATCAAAGTGTTTCTGCCTTTTCGCCTATTTTATCGCCAAGCCTCGTGCCTTGGGGAGAAAAAGCCTTTACTGCTTATTTAGGGGAAGATCGTGAAAAATGGCAGCAATATGATGCCAGCTCGCTTATTCAACAAGGTAATAAAGTGCAAGGTATGCGTATTGATCAGGGCTTAGAAGATGAGTTTTTGCCAACACAATTGCGCACCGAAGATTTTATCGAAACCTGTCGTGTGGCAAATCAACCGGTCGATGTGCGTTTCCACAAAGGCTACGATCATAGCTATTACTTCATCGCCAGTTTTATTGGTGAGCATATTGCCTATCATGCGGCATTTTTGAAGTAA
- a CDS encoding inorganic diphosphatase — MADFNQILTPGDVDAGIINVVNEIPEGSCHKIEWNRKVAAFQLDRVEPAIFAKPTNYGFIPQTLDEDGDELDVLLLTRQPLATGVFLEAKVIGVMKFVDDGEVDDKIVCVPADDRDTGNAYNSLADVPAQLIKQIEFHFNNYKALKKPGSTKVTHWGDVEEAKEVIRESIKRWNER, encoded by the coding sequence ATGGCTGATTTTAATCAAATTTTAACGCCAGGCGATGTAGATGCCGGCATTATCAATGTGGTAAATGAAATTCCAGAAGGGAGCTGCCACAAAATCGAATGGAACCGTAAAGTTGCAGCGTTCCAATTAGACCGTGTTGAGCCTGCGATCTTCGCAAAACCAACTAACTATGGTTTCATTCCGCAAACTTTAGACGAAGATGGCGATGAGTTAGACGTTTTATTATTAACTCGCCAACCACTTGCAACAGGTGTATTCCTAGAAGCAAAAGTAATCGGTGTGATGAAATTCGTTGATGATGGCGAAGTAGACGATAAAATCGTTTGTGTGCCAGCAGATGACCGCGATACCGGCAATGCATACAACAGCCTTGCAGATGTGCCAGCGCAATTAATCAAACAAATTGAATTCCACTTCAATAACTACAAAGCATTGAAAAAACCAGGTTCAACAAAAGTGACTCACTGGGGCGATGTAGAAGAAGCGAAAGAAGTGATTCGTGAATCAATCAAACGTTGGAATGAACGTTAA
- the cas3 gene encoding CRISPR-associated helicase Cas3', translating into MFAKLSYYAHSAQDELGNLLPYEHWQTLQSHSVNVGEIAAEFARVFGAQEIAYQTGQLHDLGKYSEPLNQRLHGGPSVDHATAGAKIAVERWGNAIGKLMAFCIAGHHAGLANGCREGDNRSTLKQRLALQFGTDIPALDNLWQQEIKLPQNLSPPPLKADAHHPYFSYAFFTRMLYSCLVDADYLDTEAFYLNLENNTVERGGYPDLNALQHNFNQFINAFRRRVAQAPEQTEAEKRNAALNRLRSEILDHAVEQAAQPQGLFTLTVPTGGGKTFTSMAFALGHAKQHGMRRVIYVIPFTSIIEQNAAEFRKAFGELGEQAVLEHHSTFDDDKLQDEATKDKLCLASENWDAPIVVTTAVQFFESLFADRSSRCRKLHNIAGSVIILDEAQMLPLNLLLPIMQAIKELAQNYRCSVVMCTATQPAVQAENGFYRGFENVHEIAPKPTALFDKLRRTTVQHIGTQTDADLLAKLTEHPQMLVIVNNRRHARSLYDQAKHLDGTFHLTTLMCAKHRSQKLDEIRGRLKSGEPCRVIATSLIEAGIDVDFPLVMRAEAGLDSVAQAAGRCNREGKRPSENSFVWIFAPEEQWKAPPELVTQAAVMRLTADSFSDDLLSTQAVAAYFAELYQLKGSELDNKKILKMHNDTGQSLDFPFQTIADKFRMIESHMQPLIIPFDVDAENLISSLHHADHIGGLLRKLQPYTVQIPEKALAALYKAGRIEPINEKNFGKQFYTLIGLDLYDEVAGLSWEDVEFLKGESLVF; encoded by the coding sequence ATGTTTGCGAAACTCTCCTACTACGCCCATTCCGCCCAAGACGAACTCGGCAACCTCTTGCCTTACGAACACTGGCAAACCTTGCAAAGCCATTCGGTCAATGTTGGGGAAATAGCGGCGGAGTTTGCTCGGGTATTTGGTGCGCAGGAAATTGCCTACCAGACGGGACAACTTCACGATTTAGGGAAATATTCAGAACCCCTTAATCAGCGATTGCATGGTGGCCCATCAGTCGATCATGCTACTGCCGGAGCAAAAATTGCTGTCGAACGTTGGGGAAATGCTATCGGCAAACTGATGGCGTTTTGCATAGCTGGGCATCATGCAGGGTTGGCTAATGGATGTAGAGAAGGTGATAACCGCAGTACTTTGAAACAGCGTTTGGCGTTGCAATTTGGTACAGATATTCCCGCTCTCGATAACTTGTGGCAACAAGAAATCAAACTCCCTCAAAACCTATCCCCACCGCCACTCAAAGCCGACGCGCATCATCCTTATTTCTCCTACGCTTTTTTCACCCGAATGCTCTATTCCTGCTTGGTGGATGCTGATTATCTCGATACCGAAGCCTTTTATTTAAACCTAGAAAACAACACCGTCGAGCGCGGCGGTTATCCCGATTTAAACGCCTTACAACACAATTTCAATCAATTTATCAACGCTTTCCGACGACGTGTCGCCCAAGCTCCAGAGCAAACCGAAGCCGAAAAACGCAATGCCGCCTTAAACCGCCTGCGCAGCGAAATTCTCGATCATGCCGTAGAACAAGCGGCACAACCGCAAGGGCTGTTCACGCTCACGGTGCCTACCGGCGGAGGCAAAACTTTTACTTCTATGGCATTCGCATTGGGACACGCCAAACAGCACGGTATGCGACGTGTGATTTACGTCATTCCGTTCACCAGCATCATCGAACAAAATGCCGCCGAATTCCGCAAAGCCTTTGGCGAATTGGGTGAGCAAGCCGTGTTGGAGCATCACAGCACCTTCGACGATGACAAACTGCAAGACGAAGCCACCAAAGACAAATTGTGCCTTGCCTCGGAAAACTGGGACGCGCCGATTGTCGTGACCACCGCCGTGCAATTCTTTGAATCCCTCTTTGCCGATCGCTCCTCGCGCTGCCGCAAGCTGCACAACATCGCAGGCTCCGTCATCATCCTCGACGAAGCACAAATGCTGCCGCTTAATCTTTTGCTGCCCATCATGCAAGCCATCAAAGAATTGGCGCAAAACTACCGCTGCAGCGTCGTCATGTGCACCGCTACCCAGCCAGCCGTGCAAGCCGAAAACGGCTTCTATCGCGGCTTTGAAAACGTGCATGAAATAGCCCCAAAACCGACCGCACTTTTCGACAAACTGCGCCGCACCACCGTGCAACACATCGGCACACAAACCGACGCCGACCTGCTCGCCAAACTTACTGAACACCCGCAAATGCTCGTCATCGTCAATAACCGTCGCCACGCCCGCAGCCTGTACGACCAAGCCAAACACCTTGACGGTACGTTCCACCTGACCACCTTAATGTGCGCCAAACACCGCAGCCAAAAGCTCGATGAGATCAGAGGTCGTCTGAAAAGCGGAGAACCCTGCCGCGTTATCGCCACCTCCTTAATCGAAGCCGGCATTGATGTGGATTTTCCGCTGGTAATGCGCGCCGAAGCAGGCCTAGACAGCGTTGCCCAAGCCGCAGGACGCTGCAACCGCGAAGGCAAAAGGCCGTCTGAAAACAGCTTTGTATGGATATTCGCGCCCGAAGAACAATGGAAAGCCCCGCCCGAACTTGTTACCCAAGCCGCCGTTATGCGCCTGACCGCCGACAGCTTTTCAGACGACCTCTTATCAACCCAAGCCGTCGCCGCCTACTTCGCCGAGCTTTATCAATTAAAAGGCAGCGAACTGGACAATAAAAAAATTCTGAAAATGCACAACGATACAGGGCAAAGCCTCGATTTCCCATTCCAAACCATCGCCGACAAGTTCCGCATGATCGAAAGTCACATGCAGCCGCTGATTATTCCGTTCGATGTTGATGCTGAAAACCTCATCAGCAGCCTGCACCACGCCGACCACATCGGCGGACTCTTACGCAAACTGCAACCCTACACCGTCCAAATCCCCGAAAAAGCCCTCGCCGCTTTGTATAAAGCAGGACGTATCGAACCGATTAACGAGAAAAACTTCGGAAAACAGTTTTATACGCTGATTGGACTGGATTTGTATGATGAAGTGGCGGGGTTGAGTTGGGAGGATGTGGAGTTTTTGAAGGGGGAGAGTTTGGTGTTTTAA
- the yegQ gene encoding tRNA 5-hydroxyuridine modification protein YegQ codes for MTTPFKPELLSPAGSLKNMRYAFAYGADAVYAGQPRYSLRVRNNEFNHANLKIGIDEAHALGKKFYVVVNIAPHNSKLKTFIKDLQPVIDMGPDALIMSDPGLIMLVRENFPDIDIHLSVQANAVNWATVKFWKQMGLTRVILSRELSIEEIAEIRQHVPDIELEIFVHGALCMAYSGRCLLSGYINKRDPNQGTCTNACRWEYKMEEGTTDEVGNIVPKIDPAQQIEVKNVAPTLGEGSVTDKVFLYTESQKPDEQMTAFEDEHGTYFMNSKDLRAVQHVEKLTALGVHSLKIEGRTKSFYYCARTAQVYRKAIDDAAAGKPFDESLMDTLESLAHRGYTEGFLRRHTHDEYQNYEYGYSISERQQFVGEFTGKRNEQGMAEVAVKNKFLLGDEVEMMTPQGNIVFKIEKMLNRKNENVEAALGDGHFVFLDVPQDIQLDYALLMRNLVNTNTRNPHN; via the coding sequence ATGACAACCCCATTTAAACCTGAATTACTCTCCCCTGCGGGCTCCCTCAAAAACATGCGTTACGCCTTCGCGTATGGCGCGGATGCCGTTTATGCAGGCCAACCACGTTACAGCTTACGTGTACGCAACAATGAATTTAATCATGCCAATTTAAAAATCGGGATTGATGAAGCCCATGCACTTGGCAAAAAATTCTATGTGGTCGTAAACATTGCACCGCATAACTCCAAACTCAAAACCTTTATCAAAGATTTACAACCTGTGATCGACATGGGCCCCGATGCCTTAATTATGTCTGACCCAGGCTTAATTATGTTGGTGCGTGAAAACTTCCCGGATATTGATATTCACCTTTCTGTACAAGCAAATGCCGTAAACTGGGCAACCGTAAAATTCTGGAAACAAATGGGGTTAACTCGTGTGATTTTATCGCGCGAATTATCCATTGAAGAAATCGCTGAAATTCGCCAACATGTGCCCGATATCGAACTCGAAATTTTCGTACACGGTGCGTTGTGCATGGCATATTCTGGTCGTTGCTTGCTTTCTGGCTATATCAACAAACGTGACCCAAACCAAGGCACTTGCACGAATGCTTGTCGTTGGGAATACAAAATGGAAGAAGGCACCACGGATGAAGTGGGCAACATTGTGCCTAAAATCGATCCTGCTCAACAAATTGAAGTGAAAAATGTGGCACCAACCTTAGGCGAAGGCTCAGTAACGGATAAAGTCTTCCTTTACACAGAATCACAAAAGCCAGATGAGCAAATGACGGCGTTTGAAGATGAGCACGGCACTTACTTTATGAACTCAAAAGACCTGCGCGCAGTACAACACGTAGAAAAATTGACCGCACTTGGTGTGCATTCTTTAAAAATCGAAGGCCGTACTAAATCATTCTATTACTGCGCAAGAACCGCACAAGTTTACCGCAAAGCCATTGATGATGCGGCAGCAGGCAAACCATTTGATGAAAGCTTAATGGATACGTTGGAATCCCTTGCCCATCGTGGTTATACCGAAGGTTTCTTACGTCGCCATACGCACGATGAATACCAAAATTACGAATACGGCTACTCTATCTCTGAACGCCAACAATTTGTCGGTGAATTTACCGGTAAACGTAATGAACAAGGTATGGCTGAAGTAGCGGTGAAAAATAAATTCTTGCTTGGTGATGAGGTCGAAATGATGACACCACAAGGCAACATCGTCTTTAAGATTGAAAAAATGCTTAATCGTAAAAACGAAAATGTGGAAGCTGCACTTGGCGATGGCCACTTTGTCTTTTTAGATGTGCCACAAGACATCCAACTTGATTATGCTTTGTTAATGCGTAACTTGGTCAACACCAACACTCGCAATCCACATAATTAA
- a CDS encoding ankyrin repeat domain-containing protein — translation MTNLYEEYKDDPKMLVAIADREGNIAMLEDIFFISKKLDIHYVSADKWNWLHQCNLIFAAPLSVVEFYIKHGVEINAQDMYGMTPLHYALRSKNIDAAIALLKAGANPNLPNERGITPLSYINGFPERLDLLQLMLDNGGDVDFFTGQHGILEGIKKYRSQDPKFKPVIELMEKYSKKGI, via the coding sequence ATGACAAATTTATATGAAGAATATAAAGATGACCCTAAGATGCTTGTTGCGATAGCAGATAGAGAAGGAAATATCGCAATGTTGGAGGATATTTTCTTTATAAGTAAAAAGTTAGATATTCACTATGTATCGGCAGATAAATGGAATTGGCTACACCAGTGTAATTTAATTTTTGCGGCTCCGTTGTCGGTTGTGGAGTTTTATATAAAACATGGAGTGGAGATTAATGCGCAAGATATGTACGGAATGACTCCCTTGCATTATGCATTACGAAGTAAAAATATTGATGCTGCGATAGCGTTACTTAAGGCTGGTGCAAACCCTAATTTACCAAATGAAAGAGGAATTACACCTTTATCCTATATTAATGGTTTCCCAGAAAGGCTGGATTTGCTTCAATTAATGCTAGATAACGGGGGAGATGTAGATTTCTTTACTGGACAGCATGGTATTTTAGAAGGGATCAAAAAATATCGTTCACAAGATCCTAAATTTAAACCGGTGATTGAGTTAATGGAAAAGTATTCCAAAAAGGGCATTTAA
- a CDS encoding NCS2 family permease — translation MSSLEKTFELSKRGSTVRQEIIAGLTTFLAMVYSVIVVPKMLGDAGFPAESVFIATCLVAGLGSILIGFWANAPMAIGCAISLTAFTAFSLVIGQHVSIPVALGAVFLMGLVFTLISATGIRSWILRNLPSSIAHGAGIGIGLFLLLIAANGVGLVVGNQAGLPVKLGDFTSFPVMMSLIGLAFIIGLEKMKVKGGILWVIIAITIVGLIFDPNVTFNGQIFKMPTFGENSLFLQLDLQGALQPAILPIVFALVMTAVFDATGTIRAVAGQANLLDKDGQIINGGKALTSDSVSSLFSGLFGTAPAAVYIESAAGTAAGGKTGITAIVVGVLFLLMLFFQPLAFLVPGYATAPALMYVGLLMLSNVSKLDFDDFVGAMSGLVCAVFIVLTANIVTGIMLGFAALVIGRIVSGDVKKLNIGTIIIAIVLVAFYAGGWAI, via the coding sequence ATGTCAAGTTTAGAAAAAACCTTTGAACTCAGTAAACGCGGTTCAACGGTTCGTCAAGAAATCATCGCGGGTTTAACCACCTTCTTAGCCATGGTGTATTCCGTGATTGTTGTGCCTAAAATGCTTGGTGATGCAGGCTTTCCGGCTGAATCTGTGTTTATCGCAACCTGTTTAGTCGCGGGGCTTGGATCGATCTTAATCGGCTTTTGGGCAAATGCGCCAATGGCGATCGGCTGTGCCATTTCATTAACTGCCTTCACCGCATTTAGCTTAGTGATAGGTCAACATGTTTCTATTCCTGTGGCATTAGGTGCCGTATTCCTCATGGGTTTGGTGTTCACCTTAATTTCTGCAACAGGTATTCGTTCATGGATCTTACGTAATCTACCGTCAAGTATTGCACACGGCGCGGGGATCGGGATCGGCCTATTCTTACTTTTAATCGCCGCAAATGGCGTAGGCTTAGTGGTCGGCAATCAAGCGGGTTTACCGGTTAAATTAGGCGATTTCACCTCATTCCCAGTAATGATGTCTTTAATCGGTCTTGCATTCATTATCGGTTTAGAAAAAATGAAAGTGAAAGGCGGAATTTTATGGGTCATCATCGCGATTACTATCGTAGGTTTAATCTTCGATCCAAACGTAACATTCAATGGCCAAATCTTCAAAATGCCAACCTTTGGTGAAAACTCACTTTTCTTACAATTAGATTTACAAGGTGCATTACAACCTGCTATTTTACCGATTGTTTTTGCTTTAGTGATGACTGCCGTATTTGATGCAACAGGTACTATTCGTGCTGTTGCAGGACAAGCGAACTTATTAGATAAAGACGGACAAATCATCAACGGCGGTAAAGCCTTAACCTCTGACTCTGTAAGTAGCTTATTCTCAGGTTTATTCGGTACTGCGCCAGCCGCCGTTTATATCGAATCTGCAGCAGGTACAGCCGCAGGCGGTAAAACGGGGATCACCGCTATCGTAGTCGGTGTATTGTTCTTATTAATGTTATTCTTCCAACCACTTGCATTCTTAGTGCCAGGTTATGCAACTGCACCGGCGTTAATGTATGTGGGCTTATTAATGCTAAGCAATGTGAGCAAATTAGACTTCGATGATTTCGTCGGCGCAATGAGCGGCTTAGTTTGTGCGGTATTCATCGTGCTCACCGCAAACATCGTAACGGGTATTATGCTTGGCTTTGCGGCATTAGTAATTGGACGTATCGTGAGTGGCGATGTGAAAAAACTCAACATCGGCACCATTATCATCGCTATTGTACTTGTCGCATTCTATGCTGGCGGCTGGGCGATTTAA
- a CDS encoding S-(hydroxymethyl)glutathione dehydrogenase/class III alcohol dehydrogenase, with protein sequence MKSRAAVAFAPNQPLQIVEIDVEMPRKGEVLIRNTHTGVCHTDAFTLSGSDPEGVFPVVLGHEGAGVVVAVGEGVLSVKPGDHVIPLYTAECGECEFCRSGKTNLCVSVRDTQGKGLMPDGTTRFSYQGQPIYHYMGCSTFSEYSVVAEVSLAKINPEANHEQVCLLGCGVTTGIGAVHNTAKVQEGDSVAVFGLGAIGLAVVQGARQAKAGRIIAIDTNPSKFELAKQFGATDCLNPNDYDKPIKDVLLDINKWGIDHTFECIGNVNVMRQALESAHRGWGQSIIIGVAGAGQEISTRPFQLVTGRVWKGTAFGGVKGRSELPKMVEDSMKGDIQLEPFVTHTMTLDQINEAFELMHEGKSIRTVIHY encoded by the coding sequence ATCAAATCTCGAGCAGCGGTGGCATTCGCCCCAAATCAACCTTTACAAATTGTAGAAATCGACGTAGAAATGCCACGCAAAGGCGAAGTGTTAATCCGCAACACTCACACGGGCGTGTGCCATACTGATGCATTTACATTATCAGGAAGTGATCCTGAAGGCGTATTCCCAGTAGTGCTTGGGCACGAAGGTGCGGGTGTGGTTGTTGCTGTGGGCGAAGGCGTGTTAAGCGTAAAACCAGGTGATCACGTTATTCCGCTTTACACCGCAGAATGTGGTGAATGTGAGTTCTGTCGTTCAGGTAAAACCAACTTATGCGTCTCAGTGCGTGATACACAAGGTAAAGGTTTAATGCCGGACGGCACGACGCGTTTTTCTTATCAAGGTCAGCCAATCTATCATTATATGGGCTGTTCAACCTTTAGTGAATATTCTGTTGTTGCAGAAGTGTCACTGGCGAAAATCAACCCAGAAGCGAACCACGAACAAGTATGTTTACTTGGCTGTGGCGTTACCACAGGTATTGGTGCGGTACATAATACAGCAAAAGTGCAAGAAGGTGACTCTGTTGCGGTGTTTGGCTTGGGAGCGATTGGTTTAGCTGTGGTGCAAGGTGCACGTCAAGCTAAAGCAGGTCGTATTATTGCTATCGATACCAATCCCTCAAAATTCGAGTTGGCAAAACAGTTTGGTGCAACGGATTGTTTAAACCCTAACGATTACGATAAACCGATCAAAGATGTGTTGTTAGACATTAATAAATGGGGTATTGATCACACTTTTGAATGTATCGGCAACGTAAACGTAATGCGTCAAGCATTAGAAAGTGCACACCGTGGTTGGGGACAATCCATTATCATCGGCGTAGCGGGTGCAGGACAAGAAATTTCAACTCGTCCGTTCCAGTTGGTCACAGGTCGTGTTTGGAAAGGCACCGCATTTGGTGGCGTGAAAGGCCGCTCTGAACTTCCGAAAATGGTGGAAGATTCAATGAAAGGTGACATCCAGTTAGAGCCGTTTGTGACTCATACAATGACACTCGATCAAATCAATGAAGCCTTTGAGTTAATGCACGAAGGTAAATCGATCCGCACGGTTATTCATTACTAA
- a CDS encoding ATP-dependent nuclease, producing the protein MCLSNFKGFIGDNHRINFKTPDGTTPGSGLNIFIGENNSGKSTIFEAIDFLQNGTKGDIDRIISKSEGNGISRQACVELTFCGDIQHTIEHFCQPNKRAVFSGLLRVIQELKAKRSTENLGRVDLWDEDKQEYTNPSGIDAPFKKLFETNFIWADTNPNDEAAFGSTTLCGLLLKEIAKAHVNSTDYKEFQDSFNKVFNTSTSSLRQQIAVIEEKVQSIFSEQFGQADIRFKFDELKVDSFFKNTSIFINDGVDIPMSEKGNGMQRSVALALLQVYAEESAHDEEQGQTKPFYLFIDEPELCLHPKGQTKLLEALLEISRTKQVFLTTHSPYFLVTPYLNNVGLFIFRKDGISNIVEDASLKPMYPWSPTWGEINFKAYKLPTVELHNELYGKLQHDSGKFREKEFDQWLQSKNIQFTKQWIRESNGAAQAPYGVTLQTFIRNHIHHPENRQNTLYTEDELKQSIEEMIGLL; encoded by the coding sequence ATTTGTTTATCTAATTTTAAAGGATTTATCGGTGATAACCATCGGATTAACTTTAAGACCCCTGATGGCACTACGCCAGGTAGTGGTTTAAATATTTTTATTGGAGAAAATAATTCAGGAAAGTCAACAATTTTTGAAGCTATAGATTTTTTACAAAATGGTACAAAAGGTGATATTGATAGAATCATAAGTAAATCCGAAGGTAATGGAATATCACGCCAAGCTTGTGTTGAGTTAACTTTTTGTGGTGATATTCAACACACTATAGAACATTTTTGCCAGCCTAATAAAAGAGCTGTATTTTCTGGGTTGCTTAGAGTTATTCAAGAACTTAAAGCTAAAAGAAGCACAGAAAATTTGGGTAGAGTAGATTTATGGGATGAAGATAAACAAGAATATACTAATCCTAGTGGTATAGATGCACCATTCAAAAAACTTTTTGAAACAAATTTTATTTGGGCTGACACAAATCCAAATGACGAAGCTGCTTTCGGTTCTACAACACTATGTGGGTTATTACTTAAAGAAATAGCCAAAGCACATGTTAACTCTACTGATTATAAAGAATTTCAAGATAGCTTTAATAAGGTGTTTAATACGTCAACATCTAGTTTGCGCCAACAAATTGCAGTTATTGAAGAAAAAGTTCAGAGTATTTTTAGTGAGCAATTTGGGCAAGCTGATATTCGTTTCAAATTTGATGAATTAAAAGTAGATTCTTTTTTTAAAAACACTTCTATCTTTATTAATGATGGCGTGGACATTCCAATGTCGGAGAAAGGTAATGGAATGCAACGTTCGGTTGCATTAGCATTACTTCAAGTTTATGCAGAAGAATCTGCACATGATGAAGAACAGGGACAGACTAAGCCATTCTATTTGTTTATTGATGAACCTGAACTTTGCTTACATCCCAAAGGGCAAACTAAATTACTTGAAGCATTATTAGAAATCTCAAGAACTAAGCAAGTATTTTTAACCACACATTCTCCATATTTTTTGGTTACTCCGTACTTAAACAATGTTGGTCTGTTTATTTTTAGAAAAGATGGAATTAGCAATATTGTAGAAGACGCTTCATTGAAGCCAATGTATCCTTGGAGCCCAACTTGGGGAGAAATTAATTTTAAAGCGTATAAATTGCCTACAGTAGAGTTGCACAATGAATTATATGGAAAATTACAACATGACAGTGGAAAATTTCGAGAAAAGGAATTTGACCAGTGGTTGCAGAGTAAGAATATTCAGTTCACTAAGCAATGGATACGAGAGAGTAATGGAGCTGCACAAGCTCCATATGGCGTAACATTGCAAACATTTATCCGTAACCATATTCATCATCCTGAAAATCGACAAAATACACTTTATACGGAAGATGAGCTTAAACAATCCATTGAGGAAATGATTGGATTGTTATAG